One genomic segment of Sorex araneus isolate mSorAra2 chromosome X, mSorAra2.pri, whole genome shotgun sequence includes these proteins:
- the FBXO48 gene encoding LOW QUALITY PROTEIN: F-box only protein 48 (The sequence of the model RefSeq protein was modified relative to this genomic sequence to represent the inferred CDS: substituted 1 base at 1 genomic stop codon), with protein MQNNSNSNSNLGVSDIELNPKDAEDNEQSTYNFVEVLPPELTCKIFSLLDIQSFFRASQTCHRWNEIIRNTDFLWKSHCLILVDQKDRDNNRQNGYSWRDILLMTKVKNEWKNGKYSNYTPDSQLENIMCPMDADTWGEIFEAECQRQXEKITNKFCDFKNLKLRTLSLQQYICSFF; from the exons ATGCAGAACAACTCCAACAGTAATAGTAATTTAGGAGTTTCGGACATAGAATTGAACCCTAAAGATGCTGAGGACAATGAACAAAGTACATACAACTTTGTTGAAGTGCTGCCTCCAGAACTTACTTGTAAAATTTTCAGTCTGCTGGACATTCAGAGTTTCTTCAGAGCTTCACAGACATGCCACAGGTGGAATGAAATCATAAGAAACACTGATTTTTTATGGAAATCTCATTGCTTAATATTGGTGGATCAAAAAGACAGAGATAATAATAGACAAAATGGTTATTCCTGGAGG GATATACTACTGATGACTAAAGTGAAGAATGAATGGAAAAATGGCAAATACAGCAACTACACTCCTGATAGCCAATTAGAAAATATCATGTGCCCGATGGATGCAGATACATGGGGGGAAATTTTTGAAGCAGAATGTCAAAGACAATAGGAAAAAATCACAaacaaattttgtgacttcaagAATTTAAAACTAAGAACTCTCAGTTTACAACAGtacatctgttcatttttttaa